A region of Scleropages formosus chromosome 2, fSclFor1.1, whole genome shotgun sequence DNA encodes the following proteins:
- the LOC114909170 gene encoding uncharacterized protein LOC114909170 isoform X2, whose translation MWLEPECLPSKNPTNHNSGEESAPWNSSEETELEITSFASSQDGFHRATAISTCLQSTQQEGGYLGGIIKTAIEPNGTTCSAAEGGIHQDSPSRLDGSGWSVQSFGGVTSTSSQCNNDATLRPSWSGLRAIPGDPQMDLQMPPKAEPGRTDCLGNRNEMPRKEKERWFVTMDIGKTYSRENVGMSAKKKRKKRCRRSSVELGLGFGGWGPGIQSESEAERYGAAQPLGEQTSWEPESFQSGGECIVRTDDTRQQFQGLSAKQQLVSPSANRSSNTRLLSEDTNFTKPTKSVRASVAYKGSEDIYQSEEVLENRHVPQTCSEHDIPREKMNEYNGSFWAQELTYSPVDNSFLDYGFPLKESCSSTENETAIFSQTAAKKSNNVMFPVPSYDKILEPAISKQEGIQSDNAQQGKGFPAEQRLSERQSVGISTAVTDSKHRGTFLSARYVEPEGRTLHVPQAGETPLGQKQADDVLESSREHSHQSQRQTFSFHTETEDALGLPPSLSAPDHAQAPTAVNKNVCLVVTESLGSLLPQGQQGTTEDACLDSTTALPGTSDLKYLNEITTETDHNGLHVICRNCAASDSGRKRENRGGVEQLMNAEKLTRAGSVPNLDTEKNVEAMQPPLFDSEDEGPAVDPDSGIGSTESCASQEPLTLDPTHPVYALSPFWDEMEKLTINDILHLRLVGHAQPPKELPRNAVADTSDAADSDYFTQPDESKPNRSSSEFSTLSDFEEEFSQALNTSTNPSPEPQAHGSARPPSSRATSWESEGAFITGNREGFGEERSCSDYSSQSHLSGSCVAEQCSLHPVHSQREESCLYFLSHQVSEQKPGSEPAELMEKNTKISPPFLDSKALTANFNIPSTEIIGNSVHGNEATVSPLGTSSVACFTHEDAEKLSVPEMYDCFFSDFETGSFFFPLARRCNKNKTVPIFCFSRSARQSLVFTKMWHYCLPGKSSFRPDDEDDREPIRAATRVGESVGEPTGAACAPDTYEQFCTDSDWRGDLFWRNPLSLRWTCFLGGGLSRPHGSFISWQSLAFKGRGSSLFSRSTSQGDQECLPCTDHLETRMFAQSAERTRANPRLQAALCIPGKGSLLPSLQHADLCLVCIAFASWVLKSINPQDADTWKTVLLANMSAVSAIRYLRQSSSDSAPHHEPRPTYEP comes from the coding sequence ATGTGGCTGGAGCCTGAATGTTTGCCAAGCAAGAATCCTACAAACCATAACTCTGGTGAAGAGTCAGCTCCATGGAACTCGTCAGAAGAAACAGAACTTGAAATAACTTCATTTGCTTCAAGTCAGGATGGCTTCCACAGAGCTACAGCAATTTCGACCTGCCTCCAGTCGacacagcaggaaggtggataTCTGGGGGGGATTATTAAAACAGCAATAGAACCAAATGGCACAACTTGTTcggcagcagaaggtgggattcatcAAGACAGTCCTTCCCGTTTGGATGGTTCGGGCTGGTCTGTTCAGTCTTTTGGAGGAGTAACATCTACATCAAGTCAATGCAACAATGATGCTACGTTGAGACCTTCATGGTCGGGTCTGAGGGCCATCCCTGGTGACCCACAAATGGATTTACAAATGCCACCCAAAGCAGAGCCCGGAAGAACCGATTGCCTGGGAAATAGAAATGAGATGCCAAGGAAAGAGAAGGAACGCTGGTTTGTGACTATGGACATTGGTAAGACGTACTCCAGGGAAAACGTGGGaatgtcagcaaaaaaaaaaagaaaaaaaagatgccgTAGAAGTTCAGTAGAACTGGGCCTTGGGTTTGGGGGCTGGGGCCCAGGTATTCAGAGTGAATCAGAAGCAGAGAGATATGGGGCTGCTCAACCTCTGGGCGAGCAGACTTCCTGGGAGCCTGAGTCTTTTCAGTCTGGAGGAGAGTGTATTGTTCGCACGGACGACACCAGGCAGCAGTTCCAAGGTCTGTCGGCAAAGCAACAGCTTGTTTCTCCCTCTGCAAATCGTTCATCAAACACCAGACTGCTATCAGAGGACACAAACTTCACAAAGCCAACAAAATCTGTAAGGGCGTCTGTGGCCTATAAGGGTTCAGAAGACATCTATCAAAGTGAAGAGGTACTGGAAAATAGACATGTGCCGCAGACGTGTTCTGAACATGACATACCcagggaaaaaatgaatgagtaCAATGGGAGTTTTTGGGCACAAGAACTGACATACAGCCCTGTTGATAACAGTTTCCTTGACTATGGGTTCCCTCTCAAGGAGTCTTGCAGTTCAACAGAAAATGAAACCGCTATTTTTTCTCAAACTGCAGCAAAGAAATCAAACAACGTAATGTTTCCTGTACCTTCGTATGACAAAATCCTGGAGCCTGCAATTAGCAAACAAGAGGGTATTCAAAGTGATAATGCTCAGCAAGGAAAGGGGTTCCCTGCAGAGCAACGTCTTTCTGAAAGACAATCTGTAGGGATTTCCACAGCTGTAACTGACAGTAAACATCGAGGGACATTTTTATCTGCAAGATACGTGGAACCCGAAGGCAGGACCCTACACGTTCCTCAAGCGGGAGAAACCCCACTGGGCCAAAAACAAGCTGATGATGTGCTGGAATCAAGTCGCGAGCATTCCCATCAAAGTCAAAGACAGACTTTCTCATTTCACACAGAGACTGAAGACGCACTCGGTctccccccatctctctctgcTCCTGATCATGCTCAAGCCCCCACAGCGGTgaacaaaaatgtatgtttagTAGTTACAGAATCTTTAGGTAGTCTCCTGCCGCAAGGTCAACAGGGCACAACTGAAGATGCATGCTTAGATTCAACCACAGCGTTGCCAGGCACCAGTgacctgaaatatttaaatgaaatcacaactgaaactgacCATAACGGGTTGCACGTGATATGTCGAAACTGTGCTGCTTCTGACTCTGGGAGGAAGCGGGAGAACCGTGGAGGAGTCGAACAGCTAATGAACGCGGAGAAGTTGACACGGGCTGGCAGCGTGCCAAATTTAGACACGGAAAAGAACGTGGAAGCGATGCAGCCCCCACTGTTTGACTCGGAGGACGAAGGACCTGCGGTAGATCCGGATTCTGGCATCGGTAGCACAGAATCTTGCGCTTCTCAAGAGCCACTTACTTTAGACCCCACTCACCCAGTTTACGCTCTTTCCCCTTTTTGGGATGAAATGGAAAAGTTAACCATCAACGATATTCTGCATTTGAGGCTAGTTGGTCATGCCCAGCCACCTAAAGAGCTCCCCCGTAATGCCGTAGCAGACACTTCAGATGCTGCTGACTCTGACTATTTCACGCAACCGGATGAGTCCAAGCCTAACCGCTCCAGTAGCGAATTCTCCACTTTGTCTGATTTTGAAGAGGAGTTCTCGCAAGCCCTTAATACAAGCACAAATCCGAGCCCCGAGCCCCAAGCGCACGGCTCCGCAAGGCCTCCTAGTTCCAGGGCGACCTCGTGGGAAAGTGAGGGAGCCTTTATTACAGGGAACCGAGaaggctttggagaagaacgATCGTGTTCGGATTATTCTTCCCAGTCTCATCTTTCGGGGTCATGTGTTGCGGAGCAGTGCTCCTTGCATCCTGTTCACTCACAGAGGGAGGAGAGCTGCTTGTATTTTCTGAGCCATCAGGTCTCTGAGCAAAAACCTGGATCGGAACCAGCAGAgctcatggaaaaaaataccaaaatctCACCTCCTTTCCTCGACAGTAAAGCACTAACGGCAAACTTTAATATTCCTTCGACAGAAATAATTGGGAACAGCGTTCATGGAAACGAGGCTACGGTTAGTCCACTGGGCACAAGCTCAGTAGCCTGTTTTACTCACGAAGATGCGGAGAAACTTTCGGTACCTGAAATGTACGATTGCTTTTTTTCCGACTTTGAGACCGGGAGCTTCTTCTTCCCCTTGGCTCGGagatgtaataaaaacaaaacagtgccCATATTTTGCTTCTCACGCTCGGCTAGACAAAGTCTCGTGTTCACAAAGATGTGGCACTATTGCCTTCCTGGGAAGTCGTCCTTTCGTCCGGATGACGAGGACGACCGTGAACCAATCCGAGCCGCGACGCGCGTCGGCGAAAGCGTCGGCGAGCCAACGGGGGCGGCGTGCGCACCGGACACATACGAACAGTTTTGTACGGACAGTGACTGGAGAGGAGATCTGTTCTGGAGAAATCCATTGTCCCTGAGGTGGACGTGCTTCCTGGGGGGAGGCCTCAGTCGGCCACACGGGAGTTTCATTTCCTGGCAATCTCTAGCCTTCAAGGGAAGGGGGAGTTCACTCTTTAGCAGATCAACATCTCAAGGCGATCAAGAGTGTCTTCCATGCACCGATCACCTGGAAACGCGGATGTTCGCCCAGAGTGCGGAGAGAACACGAGCCAATCCAAGACTGCAAGCAGCGTTATGTATTCCAG
- the LOC114909170 gene encoding uncharacterized protein LOC114909170 isoform X1 — MWLEPECLPSKNPTNHNSGEESAPWNSSEETELEITSFASSQDGFHRATAISTCLQSTQQEGGYLGGIIKTAIEPNGTTCSAAEGGIHQDSPSRLDGSGWSVQSFGGVTSTSSQCNNDATLRPSWSGLRAIPGDPQMDLQMPPKAEPGRTDCLGNRNEMPRKEKERWFVTMDIGKTYSRENVGMSAKKKRKKRCRRSSVELGLGFGGWGPGIQSESEAERYGAAQPLGEQTSWEPESFQSGGECIVRTDDTRQQFQGLSAKQQLVSPSANRSSNTRLLSEDTNFTKPTKSVRASVAYKGSEDIYQSEEVLENRHVPQTCSEHDIPREKMNEYNGSFWAQELTYSPVDNSFLDYGFPLKESCSSTENETAIFSQTAAKKSNNVMFPVPSYDKILEPAISKQEGIQSDNAQQGKGFPAEQRLSERQSVGISTAVTDSKHRGTFLSARYVEPEGRTLHVPQAGETPLGQKQADDVLESSREHSHQSQRQTFSFHTETEDALGLPPSLSAPDHAQAPTAVNKNVCLVVTESLGSLLPQGQQGTTEDACLDSTTALPGTSDLKYLNEITTETDHNGLHVICRNCAASDSGRKRENRGGVEQLMNAEKLTRAGSVPNLDTEKNVEAMQPPLFDSEDEGPAVDPDSGIGSTESCASQEPLTLDPTHPVYALSPFWDEMEKLTINDILHLRLVGHAQPPKELPRNAVADTSDAADSDYFTQPDESKPNRSSSEFSTLSDFEEEFSQALNTSTNPSPEPQAHGSARPPSSRATSWESEGAFITGNREGFGEERSCSDYSSQSHLSGSCVAEQCSLHPVHSQREESCLYFLSHQVSEQKPGSEPAELMEKNTKISPPFLDSKALTANFNIPSTEIIGNSVHGNEATVSPLGTSSVACFTHEDAEKLSVPEMYDCFFSDFETGSFFFPLARRCNKNKTVPIFCFSRSARQSLVFTKMWHYCLPGKSSFRPDDEDDREPIRAATRVGESVGEPTGAACAPDTYEQFCTDSDWRGDLFWRNPLSLRWTCFLGGGLSRPHGSFISWQSLAFKGRGSSLFSRSTSQGDQECLPCTDHLETRMFAQSAERTRANPRLQAALCIPAGKGSLLPSLQHADLCLVCIAFASWVLKSINPQDADTWKTVLLANMSAVSAIRYLRQSSSDSAPHHEPRPTYEP, encoded by the coding sequence ATGTGGCTGGAGCCTGAATGTTTGCCAAGCAAGAATCCTACAAACCATAACTCTGGTGAAGAGTCAGCTCCATGGAACTCGTCAGAAGAAACAGAACTTGAAATAACTTCATTTGCTTCAAGTCAGGATGGCTTCCACAGAGCTACAGCAATTTCGACCTGCCTCCAGTCGacacagcaggaaggtggataTCTGGGGGGGATTATTAAAACAGCAATAGAACCAAATGGCACAACTTGTTcggcagcagaaggtgggattcatcAAGACAGTCCTTCCCGTTTGGATGGTTCGGGCTGGTCTGTTCAGTCTTTTGGAGGAGTAACATCTACATCAAGTCAATGCAACAATGATGCTACGTTGAGACCTTCATGGTCGGGTCTGAGGGCCATCCCTGGTGACCCACAAATGGATTTACAAATGCCACCCAAAGCAGAGCCCGGAAGAACCGATTGCCTGGGAAATAGAAATGAGATGCCAAGGAAAGAGAAGGAACGCTGGTTTGTGACTATGGACATTGGTAAGACGTACTCCAGGGAAAACGTGGGaatgtcagcaaaaaaaaaaagaaaaaaaagatgccgTAGAAGTTCAGTAGAACTGGGCCTTGGGTTTGGGGGCTGGGGCCCAGGTATTCAGAGTGAATCAGAAGCAGAGAGATATGGGGCTGCTCAACCTCTGGGCGAGCAGACTTCCTGGGAGCCTGAGTCTTTTCAGTCTGGAGGAGAGTGTATTGTTCGCACGGACGACACCAGGCAGCAGTTCCAAGGTCTGTCGGCAAAGCAACAGCTTGTTTCTCCCTCTGCAAATCGTTCATCAAACACCAGACTGCTATCAGAGGACACAAACTTCACAAAGCCAACAAAATCTGTAAGGGCGTCTGTGGCCTATAAGGGTTCAGAAGACATCTATCAAAGTGAAGAGGTACTGGAAAATAGACATGTGCCGCAGACGTGTTCTGAACATGACATACCcagggaaaaaatgaatgagtaCAATGGGAGTTTTTGGGCACAAGAACTGACATACAGCCCTGTTGATAACAGTTTCCTTGACTATGGGTTCCCTCTCAAGGAGTCTTGCAGTTCAACAGAAAATGAAACCGCTATTTTTTCTCAAACTGCAGCAAAGAAATCAAACAACGTAATGTTTCCTGTACCTTCGTATGACAAAATCCTGGAGCCTGCAATTAGCAAACAAGAGGGTATTCAAAGTGATAATGCTCAGCAAGGAAAGGGGTTCCCTGCAGAGCAACGTCTTTCTGAAAGACAATCTGTAGGGATTTCCACAGCTGTAACTGACAGTAAACATCGAGGGACATTTTTATCTGCAAGATACGTGGAACCCGAAGGCAGGACCCTACACGTTCCTCAAGCGGGAGAAACCCCACTGGGCCAAAAACAAGCTGATGATGTGCTGGAATCAAGTCGCGAGCATTCCCATCAAAGTCAAAGACAGACTTTCTCATTTCACACAGAGACTGAAGACGCACTCGGTctccccccatctctctctgcTCCTGATCATGCTCAAGCCCCCACAGCGGTgaacaaaaatgtatgtttagTAGTTACAGAATCTTTAGGTAGTCTCCTGCCGCAAGGTCAACAGGGCACAACTGAAGATGCATGCTTAGATTCAACCACAGCGTTGCCAGGCACCAGTgacctgaaatatttaaatgaaatcacaactgaaactgacCATAACGGGTTGCACGTGATATGTCGAAACTGTGCTGCTTCTGACTCTGGGAGGAAGCGGGAGAACCGTGGAGGAGTCGAACAGCTAATGAACGCGGAGAAGTTGACACGGGCTGGCAGCGTGCCAAATTTAGACACGGAAAAGAACGTGGAAGCGATGCAGCCCCCACTGTTTGACTCGGAGGACGAAGGACCTGCGGTAGATCCGGATTCTGGCATCGGTAGCACAGAATCTTGCGCTTCTCAAGAGCCACTTACTTTAGACCCCACTCACCCAGTTTACGCTCTTTCCCCTTTTTGGGATGAAATGGAAAAGTTAACCATCAACGATATTCTGCATTTGAGGCTAGTTGGTCATGCCCAGCCACCTAAAGAGCTCCCCCGTAATGCCGTAGCAGACACTTCAGATGCTGCTGACTCTGACTATTTCACGCAACCGGATGAGTCCAAGCCTAACCGCTCCAGTAGCGAATTCTCCACTTTGTCTGATTTTGAAGAGGAGTTCTCGCAAGCCCTTAATACAAGCACAAATCCGAGCCCCGAGCCCCAAGCGCACGGCTCCGCAAGGCCTCCTAGTTCCAGGGCGACCTCGTGGGAAAGTGAGGGAGCCTTTATTACAGGGAACCGAGaaggctttggagaagaacgATCGTGTTCGGATTATTCTTCCCAGTCTCATCTTTCGGGGTCATGTGTTGCGGAGCAGTGCTCCTTGCATCCTGTTCACTCACAGAGGGAGGAGAGCTGCTTGTATTTTCTGAGCCATCAGGTCTCTGAGCAAAAACCTGGATCGGAACCAGCAGAgctcatggaaaaaaataccaaaatctCACCTCCTTTCCTCGACAGTAAAGCACTAACGGCAAACTTTAATATTCCTTCGACAGAAATAATTGGGAACAGCGTTCATGGAAACGAGGCTACGGTTAGTCCACTGGGCACAAGCTCAGTAGCCTGTTTTACTCACGAAGATGCGGAGAAACTTTCGGTACCTGAAATGTACGATTGCTTTTTTTCCGACTTTGAGACCGGGAGCTTCTTCTTCCCCTTGGCTCGGagatgtaataaaaacaaaacagtgccCATATTTTGCTTCTCACGCTCGGCTAGACAAAGTCTCGTGTTCACAAAGATGTGGCACTATTGCCTTCCTGGGAAGTCGTCCTTTCGTCCGGATGACGAGGACGACCGTGAACCAATCCGAGCCGCGACGCGCGTCGGCGAAAGCGTCGGCGAGCCAACGGGGGCGGCGTGCGCACCGGACACATACGAACAGTTTTGTACGGACAGTGACTGGAGAGGAGATCTGTTCTGGAGAAATCCATTGTCCCTGAGGTGGACGTGCTTCCTGGGGGGAGGCCTCAGTCGGCCACACGGGAGTTTCATTTCCTGGCAATCTCTAGCCTTCAAGGGAAGGGGGAGTTCACTCTTTAGCAGATCAACATCTCAAGGCGATCAAGAGTGTCTTCCATGCACCGATCACCTGGAAACGCGGATGTTCGCCCAGAGTGCGGAGAGAACACGAGCCAATCCAAGACTGCAAGCAGCGTTATGTATTCCAG